Part of the Arthrobacter gengyunqii genome is shown below.
GAAGACAACCTGCTGGTTTCCAACGGCCGCATCAGTGCCGTGACGGGTTGGACGGACCTCCGCATCGGCGACCCCGCAGATGACTTTGCCTGGCTGATCGCCGCCAACGATCCCACCTTCACCGACGCCGTGCATGCCGCCTACAACGCCGCCCGCTCGGAAGCGCCCGACCCCCACCTGATCCGCCGGGCGGCCCTGTCGGCGGAGTTCGCACTGGCGCAGTGGCTGGTGAGGGGCGTGGCAGCAGAAAACCCCGGAATGGTTGCCGAGGCTGAGGAAATGCTCGCCACCCTCGAAGCTGACATTCTGGAGCAGGAAGCCGCCGAAAAGGCCGAGCAGGACAACGCCGCTGCCGTTGCTGCCGAAAGCGCCGCGGCGAACAGGGTGGCCGCCGCGGAGAAAGCAGCCGCGGCTGACGCCCAAGCCCAAGCCTCAGCCTCAGCCTCAGCCTCAGCCTCAGCCCAGGCTGCCGCACCTTCAGTGGTGTTGCCCGCCTCCCATCCGGCTCCGGCCCAGAGCCCCACGGTCAGCGGTGCCGTCAGCGCCGGTTCTTCCCGCGTCAGTGTCATGCCCATTGAGGCTGAGCCCCTTGAAAGTGAAACAGACGGGTCAGCGGAGCCGCAGAAATCCGCGGAGGCAGCCACGGGTGCCATCGCCGTGGTTCCCGCGCCGAAGGTCACCGTCCCTCCCACTGAAGCCGTGATGGACAAAGCGCCTGACGCGGCGTCCCCCTCCGCCGCAAACACTGATGCAGCTGCCGTGGTGCCGCACGCGGATGCCGAATCAGGGACAAAGCAGCAGAAGAACGTCCCGGCCAAAAAGAAGTTTGGTCCGATCAAGAAGAAGTAAGGAAGCGCGGGACGCCTCTGTCCCGGCCTGCACCACGCGCCTACACCACGCGCCGGCACGGGAACCCGCGGGCACCAGCCCGCGGGTTCCCGTGCTTCCAGCCTTGGCACTTCCAACCCTGGTGCACCCATGCCTAGTGCGCCCATGCCTGGTGCACCCATGCCTGGTAGACCGCTGCCCAGAGGCGCCCTGCGGGCCCTCCTGAAATTCTGCCGGCTGGATTTCCAGAGCTCGAGGCGCTTGTCACTGCACCCAAATGGTTCTATGGTTAGTTACACAACCAACTAACCAACCAACCGGGGTCAGGCCTTTCACCGGTCCCCGTTTGTGAACCGAGGCAGGTCATGATCCGCAGGCCACACCCGTGAATGTTTTCGATGACACCCGTCCCATCTTTGTGCAGATAGCCGAGCGCATCGAAGGGGACATTTTGGATGGTGTCCTCCCGGAGGAAGCTCAGGTTCCCTCCACCAACGAATTCGCTGCCTTCTACCGGATCAATCCGGCCACTGCGGCCAAAGGCGTCAATCTGCTGGTCGACGAGGGACTTCTCTACAAGCGACGCGGTATCGGAATGTTTGTTGCGCCCGGAGCCCGCGACGTGGTCCTGACCAAGCGCCGCGAACAGTTCTACCGAGAGTATGTACAACCCGTCGCCGATGAAGCGCGAAAGCTGGGTATCGGCACCGAGGAACTTACCGAGCTCATCCACCGCAGTGCCGTCGAACACGAAGGGACCCCGGCACCATGAACGTCGTAGAAACCCGCAACCTCACCCGACGCTATCGAGATCAGCTGGCGTTGGACAACGTGACCCTCTCACTGGCGGCCAACCGCATTTACGGCCTGCTGGGCCGCAACGGAGCCGGAAAAACCACATTGATGTCCATCCTCACCGCACAGGCCTTCGCCAGCTCCGGGGACGTTCGGATCTTTGGTGCAACCCCGTTCGAGAATGAGCAGGTCCTCTCCCGGCTCTGCTTTGTCCGCGAGTCGCAGAAGTATCCCGATGATTTCACCATCCGTAACGCCCTCGATGCAGCGGCGCTGTTCTTCCCCAACTGGGACAAAGACCTGGCTGAGGTGCTGTTGGCTGACTTCCAGTTGCCCGCTCCGAAAAAGCACCGGATCAAAAAGCTCTCACGCGGCCAGCTCTCGGCCGTCGGAGTCATCATCGGTCTGGCCTCCCGCGCCGAGCTGACCTTCTTTGACGAGCCGTACCTCGGCCTGGATGCCGTGGCGCGCCAGCTCTTCTATGACCGGTTGCTGACCGACTTCGCCGACCATCCCCGGACCATCATCCTTTCCTCCCATCTGATCGATGAAGTGGCCAACCTGCTGGAACACGTGATCGTCATCGACCACGGCCGCATCATTATGGATGACGAGGTGGATGCCGTCACGGGCTCGGCCTTCGCCGTCGCGGGTTCCGCCGCCGCGGTGGAAAGGTTTGTGGGTGAACGGCCCATTCTGCACCGGGACTCACTGGGTGCGCTTTCCTCGGTGACTGTGGACAGCCCGCTGACCGCGGACGACCGTGAGCTTGCACGGACCCTGGGGCTGGAACTGGCGCCGGTCTCACTGCAGCAGTTGATTGTCCGGCGAACCCTCAAAGCAAATGAAGAACCCGGTTTCCGGGACGAAATCGACAACACGGATCTGGAGGTGCTGCGATGAACCGGCCGCTGGCAGTGGCTCGCATGCAGCTGCTCAACAAATGGATTTACTTCGGAATCCCAGCGATCATCCTCATCTCCTCCACGCTGATCGCAGTGGCGATTCTGGCGGTTATCCCGGACACCGGCGGCACCAGGATGGCGCTCTCCGGCCAGTCCGTCATGTGGTACTTTCTCGGCATCGGCGTGCAGGCTCTCACCCTGACTTTCCCGTTCTCGCAGGCCATGAGCGTCAGCCGGCGCTCTTTCTACATTGGAACCCTGGGCCTGTTCGCCGTCATGGCCCTCGGGCTCGGCGTGCTCTACTGGCTCCTCGGCCTGGTGGAGGAAGCGACCAACGGTTGGGGCGTGAACGGCGCCATCTTCGCGATTCCCTGGATCGCGCAGTCTGCCTGGTACACGCAGATCCTGCTCTACTTCGCGCTGTCGACCCTGCTGTTCATGTTCGGCTTCTGGTTTGCCACGGTCTACAAGCGGTGGCGCACTACAGGCCTGCTGGTTGCCCTTATCGGGTTCGCAGTGATCCTGCTGGGGGCAGCGGCTTCGGCCACCTGGACGGACTCCTGGGCAGCGGTGGGAGCCTGGTTTGTCCAGCTGACGCCTCTCGCGCTGACTGGTTGGCTCCTCTTGGGCGGCGTCGTGCTGGCGGCCGGCTCCTACGGGACCCTCCGCCGGGCCACACCTTAGGCGTCTGTCGAGTTTGCCGCCCGGATGATGTCCTCGAGTTCCTTCTCGCCCAAGAGGTTGAAGGGACGGATCAGCTTGTCCGCCGCCACGTAGTAGAAGGCTGCGTTGACCTTCTCCAGCGGAACCTGCTTCAGTCTGGCCCACGCCAGCCGGTACACGGCCAGCTGGACGGAACGGACTTCCAGCTTTTCCTTGGTCGGCGGTGCTCCCGTCTTCCAGTCGATCAGGTCCCAGGTTCCGTCGGTGTCCAGGAAGACGGCGTCGATGCGTCCGCGCACCACCACCGCGTCCACCCGGGTTTCCACCGGCACCTCGATGAACGCCGGAGTGCGCTGGGCCCAGGGTGAGGCCTCGAACGTGGCGATCATGTCTTCGAGCCGGTAAGCCTCATCCACGTAGGCGTCGGCGGCGCCGGGGTGCTCATCGATGTCCAGCATGCCGCTGGTCCCGAAGAACTCCTCCACCCAGGCGTGGAAAGCCGTTCCCTTCCGTGCGGCCATGCCCGGCTCCCGCGGCACGGGCCGCCGCAGCTGCCGGGTGACTTCCTCCGGATCATCTTTGAGGTCCACGAGCAGGGAGGCGGAAATGTGGGCGGGCAGTTCGACCTGCACCACCTGGTTCGGCGGGCGGTGCCTGGCCAGGACGAGCTCCACTTCTTTTGCCCACCGAGTAGGCTCGAACACGCTTCCGGAGGACTCCTGCGGCTCCTCTTCCGGAAGTGCGTCAGCGTCGGTGAGGATGTCAATCTCCGACTGTCCCACGCGGCCCGACTGCCGGGCCGCCGCTTCGAGGACAGCGACCGCCGCTGCCTCCATGCCGCTCCGCCGCTCCCCCAACGGGTCGATGGGCCAGCTCCTGCGCTGGACATCGGAATTGGCGGGGTTGGAGTCCCCTTCATCGCCCTCATTCACCCATGACATGAGGTGGAAGCCTGCGGCTCCCGCTTTGCCGAGGTCGTAGAGATCCTGCAGATAGCGGGAAACCGCCGTCGGCTTGGACCGCCCGCCGCCCCACACGCTGGAGGTGCAGATCAGCACGTACTTGGCCCGGGTAAAGGCGACATACGCCAAACGGCGTTCCTCGCGCTCGGCATGCCCGCGTGCGTCCTCGCTGAAGGCTTTCTCGCTGTCCACCCAGCTCTTCTGATCCTCCTGTTCCCAGTCCCACTGCGGAAGATCGGGTGCATCGCCGCGCAGCGGCCAGGGAATCGCCCCTTCACCGCTGCTCCAGCGCGAATCACGGTCATTGGGGAACTGCCCTTCGTTCAGGCCCGGAATGACCACCACGTCCCATTCCAGGCCCTTCGACGCGTGGACGGTCAGCAGCTGCACAGCCTCGCGGCTGGCTTCCAACTGGGTGACCGGAAGGCCGTTTTCTTCCTCGTTGGCCGCCTCCAGCCATGCCAGGAAGGCCATGAGGTCCACCCGGTCACTCGAGGAGCTGAAGGTGGCGGCGGCATCGACAAAAGCGTCCAGGTTCCGCCGCGACTCATGAATGGTGATGCCGGGCTTGGCCGCCACTTCAATGTCCAGCAGAATCCGGCGTTCAACTTCTCCGATCAGGGTGGTGAGGTCCTCCCCCACATAGCTGCGCAAATCCCGCAGTTCATCGCGCAGCAGCGTCAACCGGCGCAGCCCTTCGGCGGAGATGGAACGGCCCGCGTTGGAAACCCAGTCGGGACGCGGCAGGGAATCAACGGCCTCCACCAGGGAACCGGCTTCGGCCATGTCGGCTTCCACCACGGTGTCGGTGCCGTCCGGCGCCTCGTCGGGACGGTGGACATCGGCAGCGTCGGCCACGGACATCGCCCGTTCCCGAACCCGCACCAGATGCCGGGACCAGTCCGCCAGGGCCATCAGGTCCGCCGGGCCAATCCGCCAGCGCGCGCCCGCCAGGATCCGGAGCATGGAATCCGAGCGTCCCGGATCCCCCAGCACCCTCAGGACCGCCAGCACATCCACCACTTCCGGTGTGGAGAGCAGCCCGCCAAGGCCCACGATCTGCACGGGAATCCCGCGTGCTTCCAGTGCTTCGCGGATGGGCCCGAACTGTTTGCGTCCGCGGCACAGGACGGCCACGGTGGGCTGCAGGTCCTTGCCGGCGTCGTCGGTCTCGAACCGCCGCCTGCGGTGCCGCAGCACCTGTTCGGCCACGGCGTCGGCCTCGCCCAGGATATCTTCCGCGTCTTTGGTGGCGGGGACCGAAACATCCGCCAGATAACGGCCGAGATACACCTCACCCAGGGGCGCCTTCGGCTTGGCCTGCAGCTCGGGAACGTGCGGCAGCCGCTGATGTTTCAGCCAGGGTGCGGTGGTGTTCAGCGGCGCCGACACGGCGTTGGCGGTGGCCAGGATGGAGGTGGCGTTGCGCCAGGCCACGGAGAGGTTGGCCACCGGGGCCAGCGCCCGGGAACCGTCGGGCAGGAACAGGGGGAACTGGTCCCGGAAGGTTCCCAGCTGTCCGGCGGATGCCCCGCGGAACCCGTAAATGGACTGATGCGGATCGCCCACGGCGGTCACGGCACGGCCGTCGCCGAAGAGCTGGGAAAACAGCACCATTTGGGCGTGGGACGTGTCCTGGAATTCATCCAGCAGGACCACCTTGTATTTCGCCCGCTCCATTTCCACGGCTTCTGGGATGGTGGCCGCAATCCGGGCCGCCAGCTCCACCAGGTCGCCGAAGTCCAGCTGCCGGCGCTCGGACTTGGCCCTGCGGTAGTTCTCGACCAGTTCCGTGACGGAAATCCGGGTACGCAGCCGGTTCATCAGCTTCTGCACGGCCGCGGTTGCCGGTTTGGTTTTTCCGGCCTGATACGGCAGGCCGGCAACGACGGCAAGGTGCGCTGCCAGGTGCTCCCGCACGTGGGCGGGGTCCTGAAGGTGCTCGGCACATTCACCGGCCATCTGCAGCACGCCGTTGACCAGCGTGGACTTGGCGGCCGTGAAATGTTCAAACTCCCCGGTGTAGGCCTCGACAACTTCGGTGGCCAGCTGCCAGGACTGGGCTCCGCCGAGCATCACGGAATCCCGCTCCACGCCCAGGCGCAGGCCGTAGTCGTTGACGATTCCGTTCGCGTAGGAGTGATAGGTGGACACCGTCGGGTCCAGCCGGGCATCGGCACTCTCATCAGGGTCTACACCGCCCGGAATCAAGCCCGGGTCTGCGGTGCCGGCGGAGCGGACCCGGTGGAGCAGGTCCAGGCGCTGCCGGATCCGGGTCTCCAGTTCACCGGCCGCCTTGCGGGTGAAGGTCACGCCCAGGATTTGCTCCGGGCGCACCAGCTGGTTGGCCACCAGCCACACCACCCGGTCGGCCATGGTTTTGGTTTTGCCTGAACCCGCGCCGGCAATGACCAGCAGCGGTTCCAGGGGCGCCTCGATGATGCCGATCTGATCCTCCGTGGGATACAGCACGGGACTGTGGGGGTCAGTGTGCAGCAGTTCGGCCAGCTCGCGCGCCGAATACCGGGGAGTGCCGGGAACCTCGGGGGGAAGGGCTTCGGTCGTGGCGGCACTCATTCGGTGACCTGCTTTCCTTCGGGACAGAGCGGGCAGATTTCGGGGAGCCGGCAGCCGTGGCCGCCGAATCCGCTGCGGGTGGGATCGTGCACGGTGTCAAAAGCCGCATCGGACATCAATTCCGCTGCTGACCGGATCATGTCCTGCGCCCGGGTGTCTTGAGGGTCCAGCGGCGGCTGCTGCTGGACGGACACGCCTTTGCTGGTGGTGCCCAGCTGGACCAGTGCCGCCCCGCCGGGAAGGGACGACGGCGCCGGCGGCGCCGGAGCGGTGCCGTCCTCTTCCGCCGGTTTCAGCCGGTTCACCGCCCCTTCCCGGACGGCCTCCTGATAGGCGGCCAGCTGCGGATGCCCTTCGAGCTCATCCTTCTTGGGCGCCGATTTGCCGGTCTTGAGGTCAACAATGAACAGCCTGCCCTCGGCGTCGATCTCCAACCGGTCGATTTGTCCGCGCAGCAGGGCCGTCCGCTCCTGTCCGCGGATCTCCACGGATATTTCGGCGGCAAAGTCGCGTTCCACGTCCACCAGCGACCGTCCCTCCTGCCGCATCCTGATGACGTACTCAGCGAGTTTCCGCACCATGGTTTCGGCGCGCTGGAAATCCACTTTGCCTTCCCAGTTGTCCTTCATGCCCAGTGCCGGCCAGCGCCGCTGGAGTTCGGCGACATATTCGCTTCCGGAGGCGTCCGGCAGGTCCTGCGCAATCTGGTGCACCAGGGTTCCCAGCGAACGGGCGAAGTCGGTGGCCTGTTCCCCGCCGGCTGCGGAGACGAACCAGCTCAGCGGGGATTTCAGCACGGCGTCGACCTTGGACGGCGACACCGGAATGGGAGTCTCCTCCGGAATCACCGGAGCGTCCGTGGACAGGGGCGCCAGTCCCCACCATTCGGACGGCGCAGCGCCGGGAACGCGCACGGGGTGGTTGAGCATGGTGCCCAGATGGTGAACGGCCTCGCGGGCGAGCTCCGGTTTTTCCCCGGGCTGCTGTGCATGGGCCCGCAGCTCCGCGACGAGCGAGCGCAGCGTGAGCGGACGCAGGACCTCGGTGCGTTCGCGCTTCATCGCTTCCGGGGGAAGGGGCTCCACCAAGTCCAGAAACGGGGAGGGCTGTTCATCATCGGAGGACACCGCTGTGCAGATCAGCAGCTCCCGGGCACGCGAGACGGCGGTGGAGAAGCTGCGCAGTTCATCGTGGCGGGTGGCGTGCATCAGGGTTTGCGGGCTGCGGTGCCTGGCGAAGCCGTCGCCGTGCTCAATGGCCGCCACCAGGTCTCCGCTGCCCAGCAGCTCTCCGCGCAGCCGAAGATTGGGCCAGACTCCGTCCTGTACACCGGCGACGATGACCATGGGCCATTCCCGTCCCGCGGCGCTGGCCGGGGTCAGCAGCTCCACGGCGTCCCGCCGCTGGGCACGGGCGGCCAGGGTATCCATTGGCAGCTCTGAACTGGTCAGGTAGTCCAGGAACTGGGCCGGAGTGGAGCCCGGCAGCTGGTCAACGTAGCGTTCGGCGGTCTGGAACAGGGCCATGATGGCGTCCAGGTCACGGTCCGCGCGTGCGCCGGCAGGGCCGCCGGAGAGCGCCGCTTCGGCCCATTTCTTGGACCAGCCGGAGACTGACCAGAGTGCCCAGAGCACGGTTTCGGCGGTGGCTCCGGGCTGGTCGGCCGCAGTGCGCCCGGCGCGCAGCATGGCGGCCAGCCGCTGGGCTGCACGTGCTTCCCAGGTCAATCCGGCGAGGGCCAGCCCGCTGGGCGACAGCGGATCCTGCAGTGCCTCCACCAGCAGGACATCGCTGGTGCGTCCGCCTCCGCCGCGCACTTCTTCCCGCCGCAGTGCCTGGCGCAGCCGGCGCAGTTCAATCGAGCTGGCGCCGCCGATCCGCGAGGTCAGCAGTGCCACGGCCGTTTCGGGCGTCAGCAGGTCAGGATTCAGGACGACGGCGAAGGCGTCGAGCAGCGGCCGCACGGCGGCTTCATCGCGCACCGCCTTTTCCGCAACCGGAACTTTGACGTCGATCCCCTGTCCGCTGAGGTACCGCTGGATCCGGGCCAGCTGACCGCCGGTGCGGACGATCACGGCCATGTCTTCCAGCCTCCGCCCGTCCAGCAGCTGCGCCTGGAGAATACGCTGGGCGATGTACCGCAGTTCGTGCATGGGTGAATCCACGACGTGTGCCTCCGCCCGTCCGGCAGGTTCCGCGCCGACGGCGGGAAGAACTGCGGCCCGGTAGCGCGGCAGCTGCCCGACCACGGAGATTCGAGACGCCGTCCGCAGCCAGGCGGCGGCAATCGACCCGGTAAGCCGGTGCTGGCCGGACAGCACGAAGGTTTGCAGGCCCTCCCCCAGTGTGCCGGAGAGTTGGCCCAACAGGTCAGGGCGGGCTCCGCGGAAGCCCTGCACCACGGTGTCGGGGTTGGCAGTGACCACGGCGTCTCCGCCGCCGGCGAGCAGTCCCAGCAGGGCGTGGATGGCCGGGTTTGCTTCCTGCAGGTCATCCACGAGGATGAGCTGGAAGCGGACTCGTTCGGCGGCCAGGAATTCGGGATCGGTTTCCAGGATCTGCAGTGCGCTGGTAATGATGCCCGCCGGGTCAAAGGCCTCCGGCATGCGGATGTCCAAGACGTCGCGGTACTCCTCGTACAGGGCGGCGGCGGCAACCCAGTCCGGCCGGTTGTGCCGCCGTCCCAGATCGGCAACCTGGTCCGCGGAGATGCCGTATTCGATGATGCGGTCAAACAGCTGCCGGATTTCCTGCCGAAAGCCCCGCGTCGGCAGGGCAAGGTCCAGCGATTCCGGCCAGGGCAGGGCCGGGATGCCCTGCTGGCCGTGCCCTTCCAGCAGTTCCTTAATGATGACGTCCTGCTCGGCCCCCGAAAGCAGCTTTGGCGCCCGCGTGATGTACGGCAACCGGCCTTCGGCTTTGGCCCGCCGGATCAGGTCAAAGGCGTAGGAGGCCCAGGTGCGGGCCGGCGAGGTGCTCAAGGTTCCCTGCAGCCGGGCGGAGAGGGAATCCCGCAGCGCCGCGGCGGCCAGGCGGGTGGGTGCCAGCAGGAGGAGTCCGGCCGGGTCCAGTCCGCGGCTGATCCGCGCAACGGCTGCTTCCACCAGCACGGTGGACTTGCCGGTGCCCGGGGCACCCAGCACCAGGACCGGGCCGCTGCCGGCGGGCAGATCCACGACGGCCTGCTGGTCCGCGCTCAGTTCCGGGGCCTGTGCGGTTGCCGCGGAGGGCCCCACCAGTTGCAGTTTTACGCTCATGCCTCTACTTCATCACGTCCCGCCGACAGTTCCTGACCGCGTGCTCCCAGCGCCGTGCGCAGGCTTTCGAAGACTGTCCAGTCCGTCTCCGAGGGAAACCAGCGGGCAGCGCCGATCCGCACCCGGTAGCCGGCGCCGTCGTCGTCCGGTTCCCCGCTCACCGGCGTGCCTTCAGACAGGTAATGCGCCCAGGCACGCTGCCCGTGGCCGCGGGGCGGCTCGCCGCCGGCGCGCACCACGCGCCACCAGGGCAAGCCGTCCCCGTGGCGGGACAGAACCGCGCCCACCTGGCGGGGGCCACCGCTGCTGAGGATTTCCGCCACATCTGCGTAGGACAGGACGTGCGCAGCCGGTATCAGCCCAATCACCGACCGCACGGCTTCGACGTAGTCATTGCGCATATACACCAGCGTAGTCCGGGCGCACGGCGCACGGAATCTTCGATTGTCGGTGCCCAAAGGTACGTTTATTTTATGAACAGCTGGCATGAACTCCCCCACGCGGCCTTCGATCTTGAGACCACGGGCCGCGACCCGCAGACCGCACGGATCGTCACCGCTTCCATCATCTTGGTGAACGGTCAGGGGGAAGTCCTGAAGCACCACGAGTGGCTTGCCGCCGTGGAGGAAGACATTCCGGCCGAAGCGGCAGCCATCCACGGCGTCACTACGGAACAGGCACGCGCCGAGGGGCAGCCGGCCGCCCTGGTCACCGCCGAAATCGCCGGTGTTCTCGGAAGCCTGTTCGCTGCCGGCATTCCGGTCCTGGCGTTCAACGCCTCCTATGACTTCACCGTCCTGAACCGGGAGTGCGGACGGTTCGGGCTGACGCCGCCGACACCCGCCCCCGTCATCGACCCCTACATCCTGGACAAGCAGGTGGACCGGTACCGACGGGGAAAACGCACTTTGACGGCGCTGACGGAACACTACGGCGTCGGCTTCGAGAACGCGCACACTTCAGCCGCCGATGTCATGGCCACCATCGGCGTTGCCCGCGCCATGGCCGGCAAGTTCCCCGTACTGCACCGCGACGCTACGCTCCTTCATCAGGCACAGGTCAACTGGGCACGTGAACAGGCAGCCAGTTTCCAGGACTACCTCCGGCGCAAGGATCCGGCAGCCGTGGTGGACGGGACCTGGCCCGCACGCAGCTGACGCCCTGCTTTCCCGGACATCCCCGTGTCCGGGAGCAACCCCGCGTCACGTTACGAAACATATTGGAAGCCTGCTTCATTCAGCCCGCCCCGAATCGAGTCAGCAGCCGCCTGCGTGAGATACTGACAGCTGTGTTAGGCGCTGATGGCGCCCCAGGCGCGACCCGGAGACCCTGTGGCAGGGCATCTCGCAGGGATCCGGCGTCTTGTGCCACGTGATTGGCAGACACCACCCGGTTAGCCGGCACCCAGACGTGCCCGGTACTTTCCGCGCCCGGCAACCGCCCGCTGACCAGCACCAATACTTAGACCACGAGGATCAATGATCACAGTTACCGACCTGCGCAAGGTTTACCGCCAGGGCGACCGCGACGTTACCGCGCTCGACGGCGTCAGCCTGAGCGTGCCGAAGGGATCCATCCACGGGATCATCGGGCACTCCGGTGCCGGGAAGTCCACGCTGGTGAGGTGCCTCACGCTGCTGGACCGCCCGACGTCGGGCTCGGTCACCATTGACGGGCGGGAACTGACCGCGGTCAAGGACTCCGAGATCCGCACCGCCCGTCGCCGTATCGGCATGGTTTTCCAGCACGCCAACCTGATGGATTCCCGCACGGCTGCTGCAAACATTGCGCATCCCCTGGAGCTGGCGGGTGCCAAAAAACAGGTCATCCAGGACAAGGTGTCCGATCTCCTGCGCCTTGTGGGACTGGAAAGCTTCGCCGGCGCCTATCCTGCGCAGCTGTCCGGCGGCCAGAAACAGCGCGTCGGCATTGCCCGCGCTCTGGCCTCCGATCCGGACATCCTGCTGTGCGACGAGCCGACGTCGGCCCTGGACCCGGGGACAACCGATGACATCCTGGACCTGATCTCGGATCTCTCGCACCGGCTGGGACTGACCGTGCTGATCATCACCCATGAAATGAACGTCGTGAAGCGGATCTGTGATTCCGTTTCCCTGCTCGAAGCAGGTCGGGTGGCCGAGCACGGCCCGCTGAACGAGGTCGCCTCGAACCTGGGCGGCCGGCTGGCCAAGCAGCTGATTCCGCTGCCCGCCACTCCCCTTTTGCCCGGGGATCCCACCGGGCCGGTCCTGGAACTGCTGCTCACCGGCGGCAGCGCCACGGAGCCGGTGCTGTCGGCACTGACCCGCCGCTTCGACACGGATGTGAACGTCCTCGCGGGAAGCGTTGAAACCTTGGCCGGCAGGCGCTTCGGACGCCTGCGGATCCAGCTCGACGTCCATACGGACATGACCGCCGTAACCGACTATCTCGCCGACCAGGGCGTTGCCGTGGAGGTGGCCGCATGAACTTCCTGACCGAACTTTTGGACAACCCCGGAATCACCAAGGCCCTGCCGGAGTCCATCCTGGAAACCCTGCAGATGGTGGGCATCTCCGGCCTCGTCACGCTGCTCATCGGGCTTCCGCTGGGCATCTTCCTGCACACCAGCGCTCCCGGCGGCCTGCGCCCGATGCCGATGACCAACCGGATTGTCAGCGGCGTGATCGTGAACATCACCCGTTCCATTCCGTTCGCCATCCTGATGGTGACGCTGATCCCGCTGGCCCGCATCATCACGGGCACCTCCATCGGCCCGATTGCCGCCTGCGTGGCCCTGAGCATCGGCACCATCCCCTTCTTCGCCCGGCTGGTGGAAACCGCGCTGCGAGACGTGTCAGGCGGCAAAATTGATGCCGCCCTGGTGATGGGGTCCACGAAGATGCAGATCATCTCCAAGGTCCTGCTTCCGGAAGCGATGCCGGGACTGGTAGCCGCCCTGACCACCACCATGGTCACCCTGGTGGGCTACTCCGCCATGGCCGGCATCGTGGGCGGCGGCGGGCTGGGCCGGCTGGCCTACAACTACGGTGTCCAGCGCTTCGACAGCGGCGTCATGATCGTCACCATCATCGTG
Proteins encoded:
- a CDS encoding macrolide 2'-phosphotransferase; translated protein: MKRTPMELAAMASAAVPGLAPTGVAGSPDDAADFDSAILVDEAGKQWRVRSPKHIDASMRLETELLVLRAFVPAVRAELPFALPYVAGTVRQGDLCTFVYSHLPGSTRDIDSLVAESGPLPREVGRAMAAIHSLPHDLVNDADLPSYSANEFRQRKLNELDQAATTGKIPPVLLRRWEHALEDVTLWRFNPSVVHGDLHEDNLLVSNGRISAVTGWTDLRIGDPADDFAWLIAANDPTFTDAVHAAYNAARSEAPDPHLIRRAALSAEFALAQWLVRGVAAENPGMVAEAEEMLATLEADILEQEAAEKAEQDNAAAVAAESAAANRVAAAEKAAAADAQAQASASASASASAQAAAPSVVLPASHPAPAQSPTVSGAVSAGSSRVSVMPIEAEPLESETDGSAEPQKSAEAATGAIAVVPAPKVTVPPTEAVMDKAPDAASPSAANTDAAAVVPHADAESGTKQQKNVPAKKKFGPIKKK
- a CDS encoding GntR family transcriptional regulator — translated: MNVFDDTRPIFVQIAERIEGDILDGVLPEEAQVPSTNEFAAFYRINPATAAKGVNLLVDEGLLYKRRGIGMFVAPGARDVVLTKRREQFYREYVQPVADEARKLGIGTEELTELIHRSAVEHEGTPAP
- a CDS encoding ABC transporter ATP-binding protein: MNVVETRNLTRRYRDQLALDNVTLSLAANRIYGLLGRNGAGKTTLMSILTAQAFASSGDVRIFGATPFENEQVLSRLCFVRESQKYPDDFTIRNALDAAALFFPNWDKDLAEVLLADFQLPAPKKHRIKKLSRGQLSAVGVIIGLASRAELTFFDEPYLGLDAVARQLFYDRLLTDFADHPRTIILSSHLIDEVANLLEHVIVIDHGRIIMDDEVDAVTGSAFAVAGSAAAVERFVGERPILHRDSLGALSSVTVDSPLTADDRELARTLGLELAPVSLQQLIVRRTLKANEEPGFRDEIDNTDLEVLR
- a CDS encoding ATP-dependent helicase — translated: MSAATTEALPPEVPGTPRYSARELAELLHTDPHSPVLYPTEDQIGIIEAPLEPLLVIAGAGSGKTKTMADRVVWLVANQLVRPEQILGVTFTRKAAGELETRIRQRLDLLHRVRSAGTADPGLIPGGVDPDESADARLDPTVSTYHSYANGIVNDYGLRLGVERDSVMLGGAQSWQLATEVVEAYTGEFEHFTAAKSTLVNGVLQMAGECAEHLQDPAHVREHLAAHLAVVAGLPYQAGKTKPATAAVQKLMNRLRTRISVTELVENYRRAKSERRQLDFGDLVELAARIAATIPEAVEMERAKYKVVLLDEFQDTSHAQMVLFSQLFGDGRAVTAVGDPHQSIYGFRGASAGQLGTFRDQFPLFLPDGSRALAPVANLSVAWRNATSILATANAVSAPLNTTAPWLKHQRLPHVPELQAKPKAPLGEVYLGRYLADVSVPATKDAEDILGEADAVAEQVLRHRRRRFETDDAGKDLQPTVAVLCRGRKQFGPIREALEARGIPVQIVGLGGLLSTPEVVDVLAVLRVLGDPGRSDSMLRILAGARWRIGPADLMALADWSRHLVRVRERAMSVADAADVHRPDEAPDGTDTVVEADMAEAGSLVEAVDSLPRPDWVSNAGRSISAEGLRRLTLLRDELRDLRSYVGEDLTTLIGEVERRILLDIEVAAKPGITIHESRRNLDAFVDAAATFSSSSDRVDLMAFLAWLEAANEEENGLPVTQLEASREAVQLLTVHASKGLEWDVVVIPGLNEGQFPNDRDSRWSSGEGAIPWPLRGDAPDLPQWDWEQEDQKSWVDSEKAFSEDARGHAEREERRLAYVAFTRAKYVLICTSSVWGGGRSKPTAVSRYLQDLYDLGKAGAAGFHLMSWVNEGDEGDSNPANSDVQRRSWPIDPLGERRSGMEAAAVAVLEAAARQSGRVGQSEIDILTDADALPEEEPQESSGSVFEPTRWAKEVELVLARHRPPNQVVQVELPAHISASLLVDLKDDPEEVTRQLRRPVPREPGMAARKGTAFHAWVEEFFGTSGMLDIDEHPGAADAYVDEAYRLEDMIATFEASPWAQRTPAFIEVPVETRVDAVVVRGRIDAVFLDTDGTWDLIDWKTGAPPTKEKLEVRSVQLAVYRLAWARLKQVPLEKVNAAFYYVAADKLIRPFNLLGEKELEDIIRAANSTDA